In the genome of Anaerolineales bacterium, the window CGCGGCGGCGGGATGAGGGATTCGGATGCGGATTCGTCCGGAGGCGGTATACCCACCCGGATGGGCGCCAGGATGATCGCCGTTGCCGGGGCGCTGGGGAAACGATGGAAAATCCGAGGCCATCGCCCAATTTCGGCGCCGCCCGAAAGCCTGCGCGGATCATGTGGATTTCCCTTGGGGGGAGCGACGAATGCCGGCGGGTACGATGGGGCTCCTGCAAAACGGCGGATCGCGCCGGCGTCCGGGGCGTCCCGGTGCGGAAACGGCGCAGCGTCCTATTCAGGATTCGGGTAGAATAACCGCAAGGGAATCGAAGCCGTTCTCCGGCGAGGGCGAATGAACGCGGAAGCGTTGTTGGACATCACCGACATCTCCCTGTTGATGATCGAAGAGCGCCCGAAAAAAAGCGTCGTGGTCGCCGTCCCGCACCACGCACCGGCGGGGAAGGAAATCCTCCCCTGCCTGGAACACCAGGAAGCGGACGAGAACGCCGGATTCCTGGGCCGCTACCTGGCCGAACGCCTCAACTGCTGCAGCGTGATCGCCTGCAATTATCCGGTGGATTCCAACAAGTTTTTCCGCAGCGATTACTCGATGCAGATCGCCGCCTGGAATCCGAAAGTGCTGGTGGAGATACACGGCCACAGCGGCCGGAAGGCCAAAGCCGCCGTCGAGATATCCTCGGGGGGCGGGGGAAGCGCCGTCCACGCCAAACTCCTGGCGGAGAAACTGGCGGAGGCGTTCCAGGAACACGAGGCCCTGCGGGCCTTCACCGTGTGCGGGGATTACGAGGCGATCTTCTACAAGGCCAGCGGTACGGTGACGATCACGGACGGACGCTGGGTGGGCTATCACATCGAACTGCCGCCGAACCTGCGCAAGATGATCGAGGGTATGGACACCAAACCGCCCAAGGCGGGGTACGCCTTCTGCGACGCGTTGGCGCGGGCGCTGCAGGAAATCCACAAGCTGTAAGCGCGCTTCCCCGGACGCAGTCTTTTTTTCCTCCCTTTCTCGAAACCCGGTTGGTTGCCTCTCTCCCGTAGGAAAATTTTGGTTTCCTGCTTGGGAATGACGGACGCCTCGGCATGGGGGCAAAAGGGCGGCAGGGTTTGACAAACGTCCTTCCCGGAGGCAATATGACGTAGTACGACATATCGCAAGGCGCCATAACGGCGGCGCGGGAGGGCGCAATCCATGACGCCAACCGGGGAGAATTCAAACGGACCGCTGACCGAAGCGGCGTTCTACATCCTGTTGAGCCTGGCCCCCGGGCCCAGGCATGGATACGCGATCCTCAAGGGAGTCGAGGGGCTCAGCCAGGGGAGGATTCGCTTAAGCACCGGCACGCTGTACGGCGGGCTGAAGCGCTTCCTGGAAAGCGAATGGATCCGCCGGGTTCCCGGGAAGGACGGCGGAACAACCGACCGGCCGCGGAAAGCCTATGCCCTGACCGGGAAAGACCGGCAAATATTGACCGCGGAAATCGCGCGCCTGCAGAACCTGGTCCGCACGGCGCGGATCCGTACGGCGCGGGCGGAATGAATACAGCGGTGGGGATTGCGGAACGGATTTTCGTCGCGCTTCTCGGGGCGTACCCCGCCGCTTTCCGGGAAAGCTTCGATTCGGAAATGCGGGAGATGTTTTCCGAGAGCGTGTGCCGGGCGGCCGACCGGGGAATCCTACCGTTTCTGGCGGTCGTACTCCGCGAACTGGGAGACCTGCCGGTGAATGTGCTCGCGGAACATTGAGGGGCTAATGCCATGCAAACCCTGCAGATGTCGCAACCGATCGTACGCCCGGTCTGGTGGGGGCCGTCGGATTCGGACGCGGCGCGGCGCTGGTCAACGCGGTAAACACACTGCTTTCCCTGCGGCCGTCGGAAGGGATAGCCGCCCTGGCGGGGGAGGAACGCTTCTGGGGCGAGTTCCTGGGTTACGCGATCATGGGCGGACTGGGCGGATTGCTGTTCGCCCTGGTCTGCAAGCGGCCGGACAAAGCCAAACTCTTCTTCAATGGGGGATCCCTGGGCTTCCTGGCCGGGCATTTCCTGTGGTGCGCGGCAATGCTCGGCTCCAGCATTCTCATGATCACAGTCGGATGGATGGAAGATCCGGCGGGTCTGGTGATGGCGGCGGTGCATTGGACCGACTTGATGTTCATGTTCGCCGCGACAGGCCTGGCGATCGGTTTTTTCTCGCGCAGCGGACGGCTGGCTGCCCAGTTGGCCGGCAGCGGCGCGTTTGGCGCCGGGCTCGGATTGCTGCTCGGGGCGGCGTTCTGCGGCGCAGTTTCGCTGATCGGCGGATCCGCGGCCGGGCGGATCGCGTTGATCACGGCCGTCACCTTCGCGGTGAACGGCATCAGCGCGATCCTGGGCGGCGTGCTGCTCGGCCGGGCGATCGGCAAGGCCGGCGGCGCTCCGGCTCCGAAGTCCGCCCGAGCGAGTCGTCTGATCGGACCTCCCCGGACCGCCCGGCCTTTGCCGCGGCGATCCTTTTTTCGCCGCCGTCGGGCCGGACGCGCCTCCCGGAGGTTCAATCCCGGCGGGCATTCGAGTACAATGCCTCCGGCGCCGCGGCCCGCCGTTCGGCCTGTGCGAGGATCCCCTGCGCCGCGACCGACGGTTTTTGGAAATGTTGAAAAAATTCTTCAAGCGGACTCCGGTGTACCCTTTCTTTCGGGATGCGAGGATCCTGTTGCGCTGGACGGCGGCCGGGAAGCCAGCCCCGCCGCCGCATCTGGTCAAACAACGCGTCCTCCGGCAGTACGCCCGCCGGCGGCGGTTGCGGGTGCTGGTGGAGACCGGAACCTACCGCGGCGACATGGTCGACGCGGTCAAAAGGGATTTTGAGCGGGTGTATTCGATCGAATTGGGAGAGGAGCTGTTCCGCGCGGCGCAGCGGCGGTTCGCCGGCGCGCCGAACGTCGTCCTCCTGCAAGGCGACAGCGGCGGGGTGTTGCCCGACCTGCTCAAGCAAATCGACCGGCCGGCGCTCTTCTGGCTCGACAGCCACTACTCGGACGCGGACACGGTGCGCAGCGGCCTGATCACGCCCATCCGCCAAGAACTCGAGAGCATCCTGAAGCATCCGCTGGCGCACCGACACGTCATTCTGATCGATGACGCCCGGCTGTTCAACGGCGAGGACGACTACCCGGCGCTGGAATCCATCCGCGCGGTCGCGCGCGATGCCGGATTCGAGCACTGCGACGTCGAGGACGACATCATCCGCATATGGAACGGCGCGGAGCG includes:
- a CDS encoding helix-turn-helix transcriptional regulator encodes the protein MTPTGENSNGPLTEAAFYILLSLAPGPRHGYAILKGVEGLSQGRIRLSTGTLYGGLKRFLESEWIRRVPGKDGGTTDRPRKAYALTGKDRQILTAEIARLQNLVRTARIRTARAE